The Ipomoea triloba cultivar NCNSP0323 chromosome 13, ASM357664v1 genomic interval GAACGTGATCTCCCGTTTCGGGGTACCAGTACAGTTGGTGATCGACAACGGAAAGCAGTTCGAGGCCGAATATTTTCAGAACTTTCTGGCGACAGTCGGCACCAGGTCGATTCGGTCTTCCGTGGCGTACCCCCAGGGGAACGGCCCGGTCGAAAATGCAAATCGGACCATTTTGGAGGCGCTCAAGAAGAAGCTGCATTCGACCGGGCGAAGCTGGGCGGACGAGCTCCCATATATCTTATGGTCGTACCGGACTACACCCCGAGAGGCTACGAAAGAAACCCCTTTTGCTTTAGTCTACGGTGCTAAGGCCCGCCTGCCGGTGGAGGCATGGATACCGACTTCCCGAGAGCGAGTTTACGATGAGAACGGCAATGACTTCCTGATGGTCACCGAGCTGGATTCCCTGGAAGAGAGGAGAGACGCCGCAGCCCGGAGGGTCGAGGAGTACCAGAAGAAATTGAAAGCGTACCGCGACCCTAAGGTGCGCCCCCGGTACTTTCAGGTCGGGGATTACGTGTTGCGAGAGAGACAGGCTAGTAAGCCGCTCGAGGGGGGAAAGCTGGCCCAGAGTTGGGAAGGGCCATATGTTATTTCGGCCGCCTTGAGACCGGGCACCAACCGGCTCGAAACCACTACCGGCAGGCCGGTCGACCGCATTTGGAACTCTCAGCACTTAGTTCATTTTTATCAGTTGGTTGTAATAGGACCGGGAGCCTGCGCGCCCCGATTTACTTTGGCCTTTCGTGGCCGATTTGGTAGACCCTGCGTGGTCGTTTTGTTTGAAATATAGAACCGACTGGTTAGGTCTACTTTCCCATATATGTTTTACactaatggtgagagcaaggtgctcaccccgggaataaggtgcccggttaccagTCTTCGGACcctaatggtgagagcaaggtgctcaccctgggagtaaggtgcccgattatcaGTCTTCGGACcctaatggtgagagcaaggtgctcaccccgggagtaaggtgcccggttaccggtcttcagaCCCTAATGgagagagcaaggtgctcaccccgagACTAattaaggtgcccggttaccgttCTTCAAACCCTAacggtgagagcaaggtgctcaccccgggagtaaggtgcccggttaccggtcttcggaccctaacggtgagagcaaggtgctcaccccgggagtaaggtgcccggttaccggtcttcggaccataatggtgagagcaaggtgctcaccccgggagtaaggtgcccggtcaCCGGTCTTCGGACCCTAATGGAGacagcaaggtgctcaccccgagACTAattaaggtgcccggttaccggtcttcggcccttaatggtgagagcaaggtgctccccccgggagtaaggtgcccggtcaCCGGTCTTCGGACCCTAATGGAGacagcaaggtgctcaccccgagACTAattaaggtgcccggttaccggtcttcggcccttaatggtgagagcaaggtgctccccccgggagtaaggtgcccggtcaCCGGTCTTCGGACCCTAATGGAGacagcaaggtgctcaccccgagACTAattaaggtgcccggttaccggtcttcggcccttaatggtgagagcaaggtgctccccccgggagtaaggtgcccggtcaCCGGTCTTCGGACCCTAATGGAGacagcaaggtgctcaccccgagACTAattaaggtgcccggttaccggtcttcggcccttaatggtgagagcaaggtgctccccccgggagtaaggtgcccggtcaCCGGTCTTCGGACCCTAATGGAGacagcaaggtgctcaccccgagACTAattaaggtgcccggttaccggtcttcggcccttaatggtgagagcaaggtgctcaccccgggagtaaggtgcccggttaccggtcttcggaccataatggtgagagcaaggtgctcaccccgggagtaaggtgcccggttaccagTCTTCGGACCCTAATGGAGacagcaaggtgctcaccccgagACTAattaaggtgcccggttaccggtcttcggaccctAACGGTGAGAgtaaggtgctcaccccgggagtaaggtgcccggttaccgttCTTCGGACCCTAAcagtgagagcaaggtgctcaccccgggagtaaggtgcccggttaccggtcttcggaccctaacggtgagagcaaggtgctcacctagggagtaaggtgcccggttaccggtcttcggactctaacggtgagagcaaggtgctcaccccgggagtacggtgcccggttaccggtcttcggaccctaatgttgagagcaaggtgctcaccccgggagtaaggtacCCGGTTACCAGTCTTCGGACcctaatggtgagagcaaggtgctcaccccgggagtaaggtgcccagtTACCAATCTTCTGAGCCTAAttgtgagagcaaggtgctcaccccgggagtaaggtgcccggttaccggtcttcggaccctAATGGTGatagcaaggtgctcacccctgAGTAAGGTGCCCGGCTACCGGTCTTCGGGCTGAACGGGTATACTGGGCCTAAGGCGAACTAAGGTTTGTCATACCTAGGACCGTACGTTCTCCTTACGTAAAACTAAATTAACGCTAGATATAGACCGGACAAGCAAAATAAAACGCGCACGAAAAAGCAAAAGGGGTTGAATTAAATAAACCGGCTCAGAGGCCGGCAAAATAGAGTAGCGCTCGGCACAACGAGGCCGGGCTCCCGTCTATGTCACCTGACCTACTTCGCCTTGGCCGACGGCTCGGTTCTGGACTCCGCGGCACCCTCCGCCGTTGGTCCAGCGCTCGGGGCCGCCACGGACTCCGCCGTTGGTCTAGCAGTCGCCGCTGCTTCCGCCGATGGTCCAGCGAAAACCCCAGCAACGGGGACCGGTAGGGTACGCCCGTCCGGGACTTTCAAGTATGGTGTCGGGCTAGGATCGGGCACCTCCTTCGGGAGAACGACTAGGATCTTATAAAGGTCGTCGTTGTCAATCGCAACCTCCAGAGCGGTCCTGACGTCGTTCTGCATGGCCCTCCGCCCGCTGTTGAACGCCCACGACCCGAACTCGTACATCAGGTCCTCTCCGATCGGGGTCCGCGAAATGGCTGCGAGGACGGCTTCCCCGCGGCAGATGTGCTGGGCAAGCAGGACGGGATCGGTAAGGATATTTTCCCCGAGGTCCGCTCGTTCCAGGATCCGCTTCCCGGTCTCCTCGGCTGTCCTCAGCTTGCCCTCGAGCTCTTTGATCCGCTGCTCTCGTTTCGCGAGGGACTTCTTGAGCGGCGCCACCTCCCAACGGTGGATCTCGTCCCCATCCTTTGCTCGGGCAAACAGGTCGGTAACCGAGTGCACCATCTGCAAAACCCTAGTAAGAAAAGCCGTAACTAGCAACAAAGCATATCAATCGAGTCCGCATTACCTGGATAAGGTTGCAGGCGATGCGTTCCCCGACTAGAGCGGTCGACCATCCGCTCGTCTTCTCCAGAGGAGGGGCCGCGGCGCAAATCCTCGACAGCAAAGCCGCGGGAGGCTCGTCCCCGTGCTTCATCAGCACGTCGATCACCGGTGTCGTAGACCCGAACCCGTCACAGCGGGGACGCTTCACCGTCGCGACCTCCTCGACTTCTACGAGTTCTTTTTCCTTCCCCCGTTTTGCAGCCCGGGCCATGTCTTGCTCGCCGCTTAGATCGACGAGGCGCGTCGTAACCAAGGGCAGGCCAGTATGGACCGGCACTTCGGCGATGGGATCCGCAGGTCTCGAGGACTCTGCCTTCTTGGACCCTAGGCTGATCTTCGTGGTCGGCGCAGGCGGACGGGCTGAAACCGGAAAGCTCCTCATGGCACCTGAAGAATAAAAAACGAGATTAGAATCCCGACTATCGAACAACCGACCTCGGATCGGCAACCCTTACAAACCTTGTGAACCGGCCTCCGGCGGGGGAGGCCCGACAACAACTGTCACCACCGCCCTCTTGGGCGTATACTTCTCGGCCAGGTCATATCTGGGGGGCTCGAGGTTTGCCTCCCGGTATTCCTCGGGTGATCGGAAGATCTCGTACTCGTACTCCTCGGCGGAGATTTTTACGGCTGCGTCGTTCAGAGCCCGGCTTTGTCTGGGTCGCTTGTGCTCCGTCACGAAGACCGGCCACTCTCTGTCGACTGGGAGAGGCCATGGATATTTGACCGACAGGATTCGGTCCTTCCAGCCTCTGTTGTTCTCGGGCAAATATAGAATCTTGCAGAAGTGCTCGCGAGATTGTGTGCACAAAACCCTGCCCCCGTGTTTCACCGATAAAGGCCGGACCGAGAAAAGGTACCGGAAAAGCTTTAAAGTCGCAGGGAGACCGTGACGACCGCATATTTGCGGGAAGCATGCGAGGGTGCAGTGAGCGTTAGGGGCGATCTGCCCGGGCAGAACCCCGTAATACTTCATAAAACCCAGTAGGAAGGGATGGAACGGGAAGGTTAACGGGGCCTTGATGGAGTCCAAGTGCATCCCAAGCCATTCCCCGTTCGTCCGGTCGATGACGCTCCCCAACGACCGTTTGGTCTCAAATTTAACGATCCCGGTCAGTAGGGCCGAGATCTCTTCGATCTCCCCACTGGTGAGGAGGCTGGTATGTTGCCGCAGGCCGCTGTTTTCCAAGCGGATCCTGCTGGCGGTCGCGGGAGGTGTAGAATCGACCGGCAAACCGGCGAACCAATCCCTACCATGGGCGGTAGGGACGGGCTTCCCTCGACCCGAAGGCCCTGCTTCCGTGGCAAGGGGCTCTACGGCGGGCCGAGAATCTGCTTTGTCGTTCCTTGATCCCGATTGACTACTAGGCCGGGGTAAGCCCTCGTTCTCCCCGGAGTAGGTGTCTATGACGTTGATCATGGAGTCGTAGGTCGAGACCGTGAATGATCCGACCTCGACCGAGCCACCATAACTGTGAATGGATAGGTTCTGGCTATCCGATCCGCTCATGGCTGTACCTAGCAAGAACAGGGAAGTGTCTTACTAAGGGCAGCCCGGGACCCGAAATCATAAACCTAAAGTAGTTATGAAAGTGGGCGAAAAAGATACCTGTTCAAGAAGGCTTGAATGCGTAATGTAGTTGACACAAGAAGGCTCGGGAAACTTCGGTAGCTCGGAAAACTTCGGCAGCTCGGGAAGCTCTGAGTTAGATTTTTTCGTGAAAGTCGAAAAAGGCGTGTGAATCCCGTTTAAATAGAGGGGAGGCTAGGGGGCCGCCGGTTTGGTTCCCCACGACCTAGGCCTAGCTTAGGCCCAAGTTCCGAGGTCCACGGAAACACGACGCGTGGGCACTAGGGCTGACGACTTCGCTGACGTCGTCTTTTCATTCCTGCTCCTCGGTTGAACGGGAACAGCACGACCCGGGACCGTTCTTACAGCTCGAACTTCTCTCCCCGGTGGTCGTAAAAGACCGGGCTGGGGGGCTAGATGATAGGGATAAAAACTGGTCTATATGTCCCAGGCTCCCGGGCTGTGTGCCCAGTTTGGGGTTGACCAGACCTGCTCCCGATCTGACCAGGCCGGGCATCCTTGCGCTCCGGGCTGTAGTAAGGGACTTTGCGGAGGTTCGAACCAAGGACCCCGCACCTGCGCGCTTATCCGCTGACGTGTTGGACCGACAGAGTGACCAGTGCATGACCGCCACGCGTCCTACATGCCGCCAGACCGGAAATCTTACTGGAGccactataaaaggcgcatttaatgcAGTAGGggggacttttggctatttcttctaATACAGTAACTAAAGAGACTAGGAACCTCTGACCTACTATCACGTAGCTCGGTCTCGCTTagggtattcttccttgtacCCGACCTAGTATAAATATAGTATTTCGTTCCGTATTTTGCTGTATCATGATTTGTTTGATTTTTCCAGATGTAAGGCTGGGATTGGTTCtcatatgaattatatatatatgtatatgataggATAATGGGCATCAGCACTGACCCAAATCATCAACAGTTCAGCATTGACCCGAAGACAAGACAACTAAGTCGTTCAGCACTTCACTCCAACGGTTgctcagcattaatgctcaacgccTGCTCAGCTTCTCAGCGTTAATGCTCCATTACTGCTTTGAGGAAGATAAAAAGATGCTCACAACACTTGCAGATggacgacacttcttactagacaaaacaCACACGGAACAAACATTGTATCAAcattacattcaaataatacAGAAATACTCCGGTaaccattattaccgtcattggtgctttcattgagagctgaGGCCAAATCTCAGGCACAgctctacatattacaaaagAAGGCCGCCTCGGTGCCTTCCATCCACGACGTtgcctcctcaagcggcgtccTCCTCATCAAGCGGcatcgcctcctcatccacggtGTTGCCTCCTCCAGCGGCGCATGCTCATCAAATGGCATCGCATCCTCAATGGCGTCGCCTTCTCATCCACGGCGTCTCCTTCATCAAGCAGCATCCTGCTCATCAAGTGGCATTGCATCCTCAAGTGCGTTCGCCTCATCCACTTGTGCATCGGCCTCTTCAAGTGCGTTCGCCTCCTCCACTTGTGCATCGGCCTactcaagtgcgtccgcctaaTCCACTTCTGCATCGGCCTCATCAAGTGCATACGCCTCATCCACTTTTGCATcggcctcctcaagtgcgtacGCCTCATCCTTAGCGTCACCTCCTCGGGCAGCGTCACCTCTTCAAGCAGCATCACACCCTCAAGTGGTGCTGCCTCCCCGAGTAGCGTCACCAATAAATATGCCGAGGTCACCACCTCGGCCAATCTTCGGCTGAGGTCGTCACCTCAGCCAATTTTTGCTGAGGTCGTCACCTCGGCCAGTTTtggccgaggtcatcacctAGACCATGGTCGAGGCCCCGTGCCTCGGCCATTGTGGCCGAGGTCCCGCACCTCGGCCacaatgataacaaataaaataaaataaaataactctattcTCTTATGGCGGGCatgagatccgatctcgctagctacttgacgggagagtgtttttcgaGGTCAAGGCGGAGGGTTGATTttaaaaacaccacactctagtcccttaagtctggcacgagatccgatctcactagctacctgacgggagagtgtttttctggGTCAAGCCGGAGacttgatttcaaaaacaccacactctagtcccttagggccagcacgagatccgatctcgctagctacctgacgggagagatGACCTTTGACCAAGCCTACGGAtggtcgaagtgaactcacgcacagagcaccaaaaaaaaagcgaacaaacaaaaacaaaacaaaaacaaaaaaaaaccaaaaagaaaagaaaataaaaaaaatacaaaaaaaaaatgcatagaTGGCCGAGGTCACCTCGGCCCATTTttttgagtggtgcatttcttaacaatGAGTGGTGTAAATCGCACCGACCGCACAGGAAAGCGCAGCCACATTTGaacagtaatatatatatatatatatatatatatatatatgttggctCGTATGCGGACTGTGGTTTAGGTGCGGTTGTGTGGCCTAATGTTTACCGCTCGATTCGCACAATCTAACGGTGATAGCATTTTCTTGATTTTGGAATGTTCAATTCGTATTTAGTAAGTAAGGGGTGTTTTGGTAATTACATTGACTATTCACGTGCATGTATATAAGTCCgtctatttatttaattattagcgCAGATTGTAGGAGATCGTAATTGGGAGAAGATCGCGATTGGAGAAGATTGCAAATTCGGAGGCGATTGCAGCTGGAGAAGATCGCGGTTAGAGCCTGGTATGTCGTTGTTTTTCGGCGTGTTTATAATCGGCTTGTTTATTGCTATTAATTTTTACGGATTTTGAAATATGTTTGGTGTTTTTTATTTCTGtagtttcaattttttgttattgttgtgtggttttgattttttttttcgatgtGTTTATGTTGTAATGGTGGTTTTCGGCAATGTGATAGTATTTTCCTGCGGTCTTGGATGTTGGTATGTAATCGTTTGGTTGTGTGTTTTGTAGGCGGTATGGTGTAATTCTTGTTGAATTGTGGTGTATAATTAGTTGCTGTTATGGTTTGGAGTTATCTGATATTATGTGGTGTATTGGTGcgttttgttatataatgtggTGTTTTTATGCTGGTATggatttgtaatatttttgttttttcattttgttatttttgcatTGTTTTAATTGGTGAGTAGGTGTGTATATGGACTCTGCTAGTGGTGGCTATGATGAAGGTTATTTCATAGACATTGGTGATGATGTATATATGGGAGTGTAAAAGTGGGTGTagaatgtcgttccgctgaggattggggctatggcacgtaattgtatgaattaagaatactaggcactagagtatgtgaatcaactagaatccaagtaactaataactgaatgatggaaattaaaagaaataaatttgctAATGAATGAACTATATGATAAGggaatgggccagattaggggaattgtaatcttgatgttctaacagtctcagaattagggaaggaataattaacctagggatttatgggcaatgcacaaaagaattcaattcagctactttcgtaatcaataaacagaattaggttacaattgccccactgtcgtgatgcatcaatcataaccttaagcacctaagcattgtaagcccccaaaattacccctattctcatagtaggaaaattaggttgaaattggtaaggctcgaggtctccatccaactttcgttgtaatgaatccctctcctagactagcaattaattgtggccatcgatcaataacaagtagaaagaaaatccccaaatcaacataaaccctaggtaaaagattcaatccctttatacaataatcaccaattgaacatcaagattaacaacggatccctaatccaaacccataggcGAATTACTCATTCATGATtggagtaaacaaagcaaagcaataataaataaacataaacattgcaagaaatctgagaagaaagtaaataaaggaataagagaacttaactgataaagaacaaatccaacttcaatccgagattccaagcttgaaattaaataatctaatgtaaaactaatctaaactattctagggaaatataaagagaaggggaaaaataaactaaaactaactagggttcagaactctgtaagggaacttcctttaattgtagagaataggtagaatatataggagatagatgggtcttggcccattaggcaacttccaattcttttccaatttgtattcttgtttcctttcttccttgtaattcccttttcttccagaacttgtccaaaatgctccaaaattcttcctttgttgctccttgtagataattcaacacttggacaatataacacacaaacaattcccaatttcactaggataatgaaaataagcataaaaacaactaaaataaggggtgaataattgtacaaaatagtagatatcaattGGTGTAGAAGGCAGTGCATGTGATATGGAAATATCTCCTGGCATGACTAAGTATTGGCGTTCAAATTGTGTTGAAAGTTTGAAGCCTCACGTAGGGCAACCGTTTGTTTCCTTGGATAGtgcttttggtttttataaacaaTATGTTGGCTCCGTGGGTTTTGATTGTAGGCAGAGCACAACTCGGAAGGGTAGGGGTGGTGTTGTTGTTTTGAAGCAGGTTGTATGTAGTTGTGAGGGGTTCAAGCAGAGTCGTCTAGTACTTCTTCTAGCACACAAAGCACTGTTGTGAAGAGACGTAGGATGACAAATAGGGTTGGGTGTAAGGCTAAAGTGGTGTTTAAGGTCATTCTTAATGGTTGCTATTGTGTGCATTTTTTTGAGGAACGCCATACCCATTCTATGTGTTCAATTATTGCTAAGCAATTTTTAAAGGTCaattgtaatcttgatgctGGCCATCAACTTTTTGTTGCAAGTTGTGTTCGAGCAAATATTGGTCCTACTCGATCGTATAGGTTGTTTAAGGAGATTGTTGGTGAGTATTCTAATGTTGGGGCTACAAGTGTggactttaaaaacttcaaacgTGATTTGATGGCGTACATTTTAAATGGTGATCCTCAATTGTTCATAGATACGTTGTTTAAAAGGCGTGAATTGTGTGAAGCATTTGGGTTTGAATACGATGTTGATGAGGGTGATCAGCTTTCAAGGGTTTTCTTAGCGGACGCAGTATCTAGAaagaatttttctttgtttggtgaTGCTGTTTCGTTTGATGCTACATACCGTACTAACAGGTTAGTAATCTGTtttttgtgttgtgcattttataTAGAGTAGTGGTGTATTATTCTATGCTCTATGGTACATTCTGAGACGTGTTATTGtgctaactattttttttttccttatgtaAGGTATAATTTGGTTTTTGTCCCATTTACTAGTattgataatcataagagaTGTATCACCTTTGGTGCTGGGCTGCTTACGAAGGAAGACATAGACTCATACGTTTGGATTTTGGAGAGCTTTAAGAAAATAATGGGCCATGATCCTATTTGTGTCGTTACAGATCAAGATCCAACTATGAAGGTTGCCGTTGCTCAAGTGTTTGGTGCCTCAAAACATAGATTTTGTATGTGGCATATAATGTGAAAGGTGGGAGAGAAGGTTGGACCAGTTTTATCAAAATATGAGGTGTTTAGGAGGAAGTTGAATGGCATTGTTTGGGATAATTCACTTGATCCCAATGCCTTTGAGTTGCGATGGAATGATATTATGGAGGAATATTGGTTGGGTGATAGTGGTTGGTTTCGTTACTTGTTTGAGTCCCGTACATTTTGGGCACCTCTATACTTTCATGATGAGTTTATGGCCGGTTTGGTTAGGACCACGTCTAGATCGGAGGCTCAAAATAGTTTTTTTGGCAGTTTCTTTAATGGACATTCTAGTTTGGTTGAGTTTCTGGTGCACTATGACAGTGCTATTGGTGCACAGCGGCATGCCCAAGCAAAATTGAATGCTGATTGTGAAGCTTGTTTTCCAGTTTTGAAGACACCATTAGCGTTGGAGCGGCATGCCATGGTTGTTTACACAATTTCTATATTTTATGATGTTCAAGACGAGATTTTTTCGGCTTGTTTTTCTTGTCTAGTGGTGTCTTTGACTGATTTTGATGGTTGCGTGTCATATGTGGTAAAAGATGGTGACCATAGGACATGGCATGTGGAGTTAGCTTTAAATGATTATTGTGCAAGTTGTTCTTGCAAGATGTTTGAGCGTATGGGGTTGTTGTGTAagcatattttttttgtttttaaagatcgTGGACTTAAGAGTATTCCTTCTAGGTATTTGGTGCATCGGTGGGCAAAGGGTGCATGTTTGCACCCAATATTTCATATTGATGGTACACTTGTTGATCAATCTACTAAAGTGGAGAATGTTAGGGTGCTTACCAATCTTATGTAGTCTGATATTTATGCTTGTGTGGGGTTGGCTGATGGTAATATTGACCGTTTGTCACAGCTACGACGTG includes:
- the LOC116001202 gene encoding protein FAR1-RELATED SEQUENCE 5-like, translated to MTNRVGCKAKVVFKVILNGCYCVHFFEERHTHSMCSIIAKQFLKVNCNLDAGHQLFVASCVRANIGPTRSYRLFKEIVGEYSNVGATSVDFKNFKRDLMAYILNGDPQLFIDTLFKRRELCEAFGFEYDVDEGDQLSRVFLADAVSRKNFSLFGDAVSFDATYRTNRYNLVFVPFTSIDNHKRCITFGAGLLTKEDIDSYVWILESFKKIMGHDPICVVTDQDPTMKVAVAQVGEKVGPVLSKYEVFRRKLNGIVWDNSLDPNAFELRWNDIMEEYWLGDSGWFRYLFESRTFWAPLYFHDEFMAGLVRTTSRSEAQNSFFGSFFNGHSSLVEFLVHYDSAIGAQRHAQAKLNADCEACFPVLKTPLALERHAMVVYTISIFYDVQDEIFSACFSCLVVSLTDFDGCVSYVVKDGDHRTWHVELALNDYCASCSCKMFERMGLLCKHIFFVFKDRGLKSIPSRYLVHRWAKGACLHPIFHIDGTLVDQSTKVENVRVLTNLM